GAAGGGTTCTGGGCCATGGACGTTGCGGCCAGAAACACAGCGATTAACGAAAACGCAAAAAAGGAGATCGCGAACCTTTTCATAATTACAGTCTCAAATCTCAAGATATGATGATGCCGTAGGTGACGTATTTGTTGCCCTTAGGTAAACTCCAGTATAGCAAAACGAGCATCGGCAGGGCATTTCATCTAGTATTAGATTGGAAGCGGACGGGAAGTCCGCGCTTATATTTCAAGAGCAATGGACCTAAACATCTTTCGTGAATACGACATCCGCGGCCGGGTCGGCCCGCAACTGAATGAAGAGACCGTCGCCACCATCTCACGGGCACTCGGAACCTTTTTTGCCGCAAACGGGGCAAAGCGGATCGCCGTCGGTTACGACGCCCGCGAGAGTTCGCCCATTTTTGCGGAGATAATGTACCGAGCGCTGAACGCCTCGGGTTGCGACGTCGTCAGTATCGGCATGGTGCCGACGCCGGTGCTCTACCACACCGTTTACACAGCGGATGTTGACGGCGGCGTGATGATCACGGGCTCGCACAATCCGGCCGACCACAATGGCTTCAAGATCTGCCTTGGCAAGGGAACGCTCTTTGGCGAGCAGATCCGCGAGATACGGGACATCGCGTTAGCTGCGGACTTTGCCGAAGGCGTTGGAACCGTTGAAGAACGCAATGTCCTCAATGCATATTGCCTTGACGTCGTCTCAAACGTAAAGATGGGCGATCGGCGGCTCAAGGTCGTTGTCGATGCCGGAAACGGTATGGGCGGCGTGACCGCGGTGCCCGTCTATCAGGTGCTCGGTGTCGATCTGATCGAGCTTTTCACAAAGCCGGATTCGACGTTCCCGAACCATCATCCGGACCCAACGGTCGAGGAAAATCTGGAGCACCTTATCCACGCAGTTACGGAATTTGAGGCGGATCTTGGCATCGCTTTTGACGGCGACGGCGACCGCATCGGCGTTGTTGATGAAAAGGGCCGGATCATCTGGGGCGACGAGTTGATGGTCCTCTTTGCTCGGGCGGTGCTTCGCGAACGGCCCGGTGCGACGATCATCGGCGAGGTAAAGTGCTCACAAAGGCTCTACGACGACATTGAAAAGCACGGCGGTCGCAAGATAATGTGGAAGGCCGGCCATTCGCTGATCAAGGCAAAAATGAAAGAGACGGAAGCCGCCCTTGCCGGCGAGATGAGCGGCCACATTTTCTTCGCCGATCGCTATTTTGGTTTCGATGACGCAACTTATGCGGGTGCTCGGGTGCTCGAGATACTTTCGAAAACCTCCGAACCGTTCTCGAGTTTGCTGGCCGATCTACCCGAAACACATTCAACGCCCGAACTCAGGGTTGATTGCCCTGACGAAACGAAGTTCAAGGTCGTCGAACGGGTCTCGGATGCGTTCGCTCGTACCCACGAAGTAATTACAATTGACGGGGCAAGAATTTTGTTTGAGCACGGATGGGGCCTTGTTCGAGCCTCAAATACGCAGCCGATGCTTGTTTTGCGGTTTGAGGCAAATACGGAAGATCATCTTGACGAGATCCGCGATGAGGTCGAGGCGAAGGTCGCCGCACTTATCGCAGCGACCTCCGCTTAATGCTTTTAAGGGAATATGCCGAGTTCGGCGTAGCTGACGGCGATCTTATCAATGGCGTTTACAAATGCGGCGGTGCGAAGATCGGTTATTTCGTACTGGATGGCCGTTTCGCGAAGCTGGTGATAAGCCGTGATCATCGTCTCCTCAAGTCCCGAATAGACGAGGTCGGCCTCATCGGCGCCGCGGGAAGCCATGCTTTTTTCCTCAACGCTCAGTGTGTGGCCGGTTTCTTTTTCGACCAATGAAAGAATTCGGTCAAAGGCTCCCTGCTCAAATCGCTTTTCGATCCTGCCGAACCGGACACGCGAGAGATTCTTCAGCCATTCAAAATAAGAGACCGTAACGCCGCCGGCATTGATGTAAACGTCCGGGACGACGAGGATACCCTTTTGATGAAGGATCGGTTCGGCATCAGATGTGATCGGGCCGTTCGCCGCCTCAACGATGATCTTAGCCTTGATATTGCCGGCGTTTGCCGAGGTTATCTGGTTCTCGAGAGCGGCCGGGATCAGAATGTCGCATTCGACCTCAAGCCCGGCTTCGCGTGTGGGCAGGTTGGCTGCACCCGGAAAATTCACTATCGAACCGGTCTCTTTCCGATGGGCGATCAACTTCGCAAGATCGATTCCGTCCGGTTTGTGGATAGCTCCGTCGTATTCGGCGACTCCGACAAGGATCGCACCGCCCTCGGTGAAGAACTTGGCCGCGTGGTAGCCGACATTTCCAAGGCCTTGAACGACCACTTTCTTTCCCTCGATCCCGCGGGTGAGCCCGAGTTCTTTCATTTGCTCGGCGCTATCACAGATCTCACGCGTTCCGTAATAGACGCCTAGTCCGGTCGCTTCCGTGCGGCCGCGGATGCCGCCCTGCCCGACCGATTTTCCGGTGACGCAGCCAAGCGCGTCGATCTGTTCCGGGTGAAAGGCCTGATAAGTGTCCGCGATCCAAGCCATTTCGCGGGCACCCGTTCCGTAGTCAGGAGCCGGCACATCGAGTGCCGGGCCGATGAAGTTCTTTTTGATGAGCTCGGCCGTGTAGCGGCGCGTTATCCGCTGGAGCTGATCGGCGTCGAAGTTTTTTGCATTGATCTTGACAGCACCTTTCGCCCCCCCGAATGGCACATCAACGATGGCGCATTTATAGGTCATCAGCGTCGCGAGCGCCACCACTTCTTCTTCATTTGCGTCATCCGAATAGCGAATGCCGCCCTTGACCGGAAGCTTATGGTGGCTATGCTGTGCCCGCCACGCCTCGATCACCTGATAGCCGTCCGCAGTGCGAATGGGGAACTTGAATGAATAGACGCTGTTACAAGTTCTGATCTGCTCGAGCAGACCCTTTGGATGGTGGGTCAGTGCCGCGGCCTTGTCAAAATAATGATCTACACTCGAAAGAAAACTCTTTCCCTGATCTGAACTCATCGCAATTTCTCCTTTTCCGAGAACGGTTTAGGAAACGTATTTAAGCACAGCTTTATTGATAAGGCGAATATGAGTCGGTAATTGATAAGAAAATGTTGCCGTTTCCGCGTTGAGAAACTGGGTGACGAAGTTTCGTCCGATCTTGTCTTTATAGGAGTGCATTTATGTTCTCAATTTTTGTTCGCGCAATTGTTTTGGCAGTGGTCTTGGTTTGCGTACAGTCGGCGTTCGGGCAGCGGTCGGCGGTCGCGGGTTATTGGAAGAACGGCAGTGTCGGCTCGGTTCAATACAAGGATCGGGTTACGGGCTCGACCAAGCCCGGCCGCGGCAGCCTTTTCACCTACAAATTCAACCCTAACGGAACCTACGAATTCATCGGCTATATGGAGACGACGATGTACAACTGTACAACGACGCTCTTTAACCAGATTTCCGGCCGATATACAGTAACCGGCAACCAGATCGAACTCGCGCCGACAAAGGACCTCTGGAAAAACACCAACTCGTGTGCGGCAAGCGGCAACCGCCAACAGACAAAAACACCGACGCGGAAGTCATTTGAATTTCGCATTTCGGAGGACGAATACGGCAAGGAGCAGATGTGTCTTTCGGACGGTCAGGGCGAAACCTGCTATCGTCGCGAAACGGAGTAACCGGGCGATCAGCTTTCTTTGCAGGTTGGCGATCTTGGGGTAGTATTTTGGAGAATCGAATTTCGATCTTTACCCCATGATCGCTCAATGAAAAAGATAAACTATATCCTCGCAACTATCGGTCTGCTCGCGGCCGCTGGTGCCGCCATTGGCCAGTCGAAGCCCGCATACACCTATGCGTCCCAAAAGGCCTTTATCCCGGCCGAACTTGGCAAGGTCTATTTGGGCATGCCGCTTAAAGACTTCGCTAAAGCGATCGATCTCGCGAAGGCGGAGTCGGACTATCGCTACAGCTATCTCGAGTTGGTGATCCCCTTTGCCAAAGGCAGCGTCACGGGCCTCCGCGTACGGGTCCATGGGCTGACGCCCGAGCAGCTTGAGGCGATCCATACGGAAGAAACGGTCAAAAAGAAAGGGGAAAACGGGGACGAATACGAGGCAACCGTAAAGCGGCTAAAGATCTCTGATATTCCGGCGGAGGCGGTCGTTTACTCAATGTATATCTCGTTCGATAAGGCCTTTGACCTCAGGAAATGGGCCGAGAAAACCTACGGCAAGGGCGAGATCCGGGCAAAGGACGACGAGTACTATTTTTACGATCAGCAATGGGCCAAACGTTCCGGCGACGGGCTCGGCTGGCTTATCCGGGCATTCTACGAAGGCGAAGGCCGAACCCTGCAACTCCTCGGCCGCGTCCCCGGCACCGAATGGGACCCCGAGGCGTAGCCGTCAAAAAACTTCGAAAGCAAAATAAATGCCATTCTGCGGAGCGATCATGCAGACGTTTCAGTCAGATGGCCTTTTCCATTGCGGAAAAACTGAAACACCTTCCACCCAAGAACGGACAAAGCGAATAGGCCGAAGATCACCCATCCGAGGCTTGTGAGAAAGTCGGCGGTTGCCTGAATACGGTCGGCGAAATACATCCCCAAAAGGACATAAAGGAACACCCAAAGTGTTTCGCCCAATGCTCCGACAGTGGTGAACCAGATCCACGAATAACGGGTGGAGCCGCTTATCAGATTGAGCCAGGGCCCTATCGGTGTGATCAGCCAGCGGCTGAAAAATATCGCGCTGATTCCCCACCGGTCCTGAAACCGCTCGGCCCTGGCCAGGATCTTTTCGCCTCCGAACCGCAGTGTTATCTTTTCGATCACGGTTCGCCCGCCGAAATGTCCAACGAAATAGCCGATCTGATCGCCCGCAATGGCACCGGAGCTCCCGACGAGCATTGCTTGCCAGAATTCCAGTTCGCCTTGTTGGACAAGTGCACCGACAACGAGCATCAGCAATTTGACCGGCATTGGTATGCCGAAGGACGACGCTCCAAGAATAATGAAGCACACCGGAAGTCCATACAACACGAACCATGCGAGGAGTTGGTCGGTCACCGGCCATCTCCAGGTGGAGGTGGGGTTTTCGAGCGAAAATCCCCGATCGCCTTTTCAAGGTCGGCCTTGAGCTCGTCGAATGGGCGGCCCTCATCACTGGCGATCTTGCTGAGCGGCCGCGGGTCGAGAGCCTCAGGCGGAAGGCCGATCGCGCGGTTGAGGACGGGAAGCGGGACGTCATACGAGTTTGCGACAAATCCGACCCGCATCCAGCCGCTGATCGGATCGTCGCGATGTTCGCTCCAGAAGGCCGCACGTTGATAAGTGCGATAGGCGTAGAAAGTCGTGAACGCTGCGGCAAAAACGAACGCCGCCAGCACAAGCCACTGCCAGCGGCGTAAATGTTTTAGTCTTTGTAAGAAACGCCCGATCATTGGAATGATCTCGAAAGCTCGCACGCTGCCGCTCAGCTCTCGTTGACCTTTAGAACTGCTAGGAAGGCCTCTTGCGGGATCTCAACTCGGCCGACTTTTTTCATTCGCTTTTTGCCTTCTTTTTGCTTTTCGAGCAGCTTGCGTTTGCGCGAGATGTCGCCGCCGTAGCATTTGGCGATGACGTTTTTGCCCATGGCTTTTACGGTCTCGCGGGCGATCACCTTGTTGCCGATGGCGGCTTGGATCGCGACCTCAAACATCTGCCTCGGGATTAGTTCCTTCATCTTCGACGCCAGCAGGCGGCCTTTCGCGGCGGCGGTTTCCGTGTGAAGAATTACGGAAAGGGCATCGACCGGTTCGCCCGAGACCAGAATGTCGAGCTTCACCAGCTTCGATTCCTGATAGCCGGACAGATGGTAATCGAGCGACGCGTAGCCCTTTGAGACTGACTTCAAACGGTCGTAAAAATCAAGCACGATCTCATTGAGCGGAAGCTCATAAACGAGCATCACGCGGTTGGACGTTACGTATTCAAACTTGATCTGGATGCCGCGTTTTTCGTCGAGCAGCGGGAGAATGCCGCCGAGAAATTCGTCGTTCGTCAGGATCGTCGCCTCGATGAACGGTTCTTCGATCTTCGAAATGCGGCCCGTTTCGGGCATCTTCGCGGGCGAATCGATCTCGGCGACCGCGCCGTCGGTCGTCGTCACGCGGTAGCGTACGCCCGGAGCCGTAGTGATCAGATCGAGGTTGAACTCACGCTCGAGCCGCTCCTGGATGATCTCCATGTGCAGCAGGCCGAGAAATCCGCACCGAAAGCCAAAGCCGAGTGCGGTCGAAGATTCGGGCTCGAAGAAGAACGAGGCGTCGTTGAGCCGGAGCTTCTCCATTGCATCGCGGAGGTCTTCGTACTGGACGGAATCCGTCGGGTAAAGCCCGGCAAAGACCATCGGCTTTACTTCCTGAAACCCCGGAAACGGCGTATCGACCGGGCGTGCGGATTCGGTTATCGTATCGCCGATCTGTACGTCCGCGACCGTTTTGATCGATGCCGTAAGGAAGCCAACCTCGCCGGGTCCGAGCTCGCCGATCGGCGTCGCTTTCGGCCGGTTTACACCGACCATCTCGACCAAATACTCGCGGCCGGTATTGAAAAACTTGATCTTCGTCCCCTTCTTTATCGTCCCGTCAATTATGCGAAAAAGCACGATAACGCCTCGATAGCTGTCGTACCAGCTATCGAAGATCAGTGCCTTGAGCGGTGCGTTTCGGTCGCCTTTCGGAGGCGGGATCTTCGCAATTATTGCCTCTAGAACCTCGTCGACCCCGACGCCTGTTTTTGCTGAGGTAAGAACAGCCTCGCTTGCATCGAGCCCGATAATGTTCTCGATCTGTTCCTTTATGCGGTCGGGTTCGGCCGAGGGCAGATCGATCTTGTTGAGTACGGGGATAAGCTCAAGATCGTTCTGGATCGCGAGGTACGTGTTCGCCAGCGTTTGAGCCTCGACGCCCTGCGAGGCATCGACGACCAGCAGAGCGCCTTCGCAGGCCGAAAGCGACCGCGAAACCTCATACGAGAAGTCAACGTGGCCCGGCGTGTCGATCAGGTTGAGCAAATACTGCTTACCGTCGCGAGCCGTGTAATCGAGCCGGACGGCGTGGGCCTTGATGGTGATGCCGCGCTCCCGCTCGAGGTCCATGTCGTCGAGAAGTTGCGCCTCCATATCACGCTCGGAAACCGCACCGGTCAACTGCAAAATGCGGTCGGCCAAGGTCGATTTGCCGTGGTCGATGTGGGCGATTATCGAGAAATTTCTTATAGAGCCGAGTTCCATATAAAACCGAAACGAAAAGTGTATCAAATGGCAAAACCGGGTGCATTCCGATTACGCCGATAGCACGTAAAAACTGCAAATATTCCTGCCGGCCGCAAAAAATTCCGTTGTGCTAACTTTATGTTTTTGTTATACTTAAAAGTCCCTGATATCAAAGGCTATTTATTGATCGCGTTTACAGCGATAAGGAGTTACATATGAGAAACGAATACGATAGGGAAGAGGCGAACGTCAGCACAAAATTGACTTATTTGCTTATTGGCGGCGGCATCGGGGCGATAATTGCTCTGCTTTTTGCTCCGAAGACGGGTGTTGAACTCCGCGGAGACATCGCCGATGTGACCCGTAAGGGCCTCGACAAGGGCCGCGAGGCGGCGCACCACCTTCAGGAAACCGCCGAGGAGTATTACGAGGTTTCGCGCGAGAAAGCGGGCGAATTTCTCCATACAGCACAGGAAAAGGCTGAGGATGTAGCCGAAAAGGCACGCGCGGCAGCGGCCCGTACGGCAAATCCGTTCTCCGCGGCGGTTGAAGCAGGCAAAGAAGCCTACATCGCCGAAAAGCGGAAGACCGAAGCAAAGGCGATCGCAGAAGGCCGTCCGAGCTATCCGGTAAAGGACGGAGAGAAAAGCTAAACAGGTTCTATGAATGTAAATGAACCGCAATTTTGGATGATGGTCGCCTCGATCATCATAGCGGTCTGTTTTATTGTGATGGCGGTCTCAACGATCGCCATCGCCTTGATCGTTCGAAAGGTGATCGCCACCGTTAACCGGATCGAGGAACGGGTCGAACCGCTCATCGCGAAGGTCAACACAATGAGCGACCAGGGGAAGGTAATGTCCGTCCACCTGACCGAGGTTTCGGAAAATCTTTCGACGGCTACTAAATACCTCGCCGAGTCAACTGAACTCATCAAGGATGAGGTTTCCGACCTTAAGCAACTCGTTGGCTCAACGGCGATCGTCGCTCGCGACAAGGTGGAATTGGTCAGCCAGACCATCGACCGGACGCAGCGGCAGGTCACCGATACGACCGATTTCGTGCAGGCAAAGATAGTTGAGCCGGCAAGGGAGTTAGCGGCCGTAATGGCGGGCGTCCGCAAGGCGCTTGAGGTGCTTTTCGCACCGGCCCCAAAACGCATCGACCGGGTTTATGTCGAAGAGGATATGTTCATCGGCTGATCCGGTACGGCGGGTTTTATAAGGGCACGGGGAAGCTTAAGGGTTCTCCCGTGTCTTTGCATTTTGGCCGCGGCAGTTCGGTTGCGGTCCGCAGATAATCTGAACAAAGGGACGGAAGTTATCGTAAAGTAGAGGCGAGGATGCCTAAAAAATTTGATACAAATCCGCTCGATCCGGACTTTCCGGAAAAGGCAAAAGCTGCTGCGACCGCAGACGTCGGCGGCTACACGGCTCCGCAAAGCCCGTACAAGACGGCCGAATTTCCGACAGCTCCGGCTAGCGTTACGGAGGATGAGACGCGCCGATTTGGTGAGGCCGAGTTCAACGCCTATTCATTTCAGGGCGGCGCCGCACCCGCGGCCGTTTATTCGGCTCCGGCGATGGACCTCAATCGTGCATCAAGCCGGAAGGAAGAGCGAACCGGGCTTCCCGAAAAATGGCTTATCGGTTTGCCTTATGTGCCGTTTTCGGTCGGACTGATCGCCGGGCTGATCTTGCTTTTAGTGATCCCGAAAGAAGAGACGAAGGTTCGGTTCCATGCCGCACAGGGCCTGGCGGCGCATGTCGGTATGTTGATCGTTACGACCATTCTCGGTTTTATCGAGAATGTAACTGATCTTGCCGCCATCGGCAGTTTTGTCTTCACGATCGTTACGACGATCATGCTGATCATCTTCGCCGCCCGTGCCTGGACCGGGAAGCCGGTGCACATCGAATCGGTGGACGACCTGACCAACTGGCTTGAGGAAAAGATCGGGCCGCTCAAAACGTAAACTATGTACTGCGAACGGTGCGGGAAAAAGATCGACAACAGCCTGAATTTCTGTAATGGCTGCGGGGCTCAATTGCGCAAAGAGAAAGAGAAGGACGAAGAGAAATCGATCTTTAGCGGACTCCTATCAGCGCTGATCGCCATCGCGGTCGTCGGTTTTGGAGTGCTTGTCGGCTTTACGGCGATCCTGTTGGATAAGGTCGATAAAACCGAAGCCGTTTTCGCGTTCGTACTCGCCTATCTCGCAACTCTCTTCGCCGTTCTCTTTATGGTCGGGCGTCAGCTCGCGAAGGTGATCGACCGAAAGATCGGTTCGGAACCACGGATCAAGGCTCATACGCTCGACGACCCGCAGCCGCTTGTTCAGCTTCCGCCTAAGTCCACTAACCCGCTCGAGGAGTTTAACCGCCCCGCCAGCGTTACCGAGCACACAACCAGAACGCTCGATGAAGTTCCGGTCGAACGCCGCTAGTCCTGGGGCCCGAAAACCTCTTTCAGAACCTCCGAATATTCAAGTATCGCCTGCTCGCCGTCGCCCGAGTAGATCGAACCGTGCATCGAAGCGATCGTCCGCGGCTTTAGGTCCGCGACACGTTTAAGTGTTGCTTCGGTTTTAGGCGTGTAGGGCAAGTAATCGGCAAGCGGGCTAGCCTGCATCTCGAGCATCGACTGCCTGACGCGGTCGATAACGCTGTCCGAGGTCAGAGCCGGAACGTCGCCGTTCTGGTGCAGAACATCCGAAGCGAAGAGTACGCCGGACGTCGTCTCAAAAAGCAACCCGGCCTCCCAATTGTGAGGAACGTGCGGCGTCGAAATGAACCGGAACGTGTGCGAGCCCGTAGAGAATTCTTCGCCGTCGATCATCCCCTTCGCCGGGTTCACATGCGAGAAATCATCCACGCTGACCATTTTCCCGACCATGCTGCAGACGGCCGTCGCCTGCGGTGCGATCGCCTGCCATTCGTTGAGCGAACCGCATTCATCGGCCTCAAAATGGCTGAATCCGATCCATCGAAGCTTTGCCGGATCGATCAGCGAAGCGACCGCTTCACGGACAAGCGGGAACAAAGCCCGCATTCCGGTGTGAAAGAGAAGCGGTTCCTCATCGCGGACAAGGAACTGGCTGAAACCGAGGTTCGCCTCGGGAATGAAGGTGTTGATGCGAAATATATCTGGTGCGATCTCTGTGATGCTGGTCATGCGTCCT
This window of the Acidobacteriota bacterium genome carries:
- the lepA gene encoding elongation factor 4, with the protein product MELGSIRNFSIIAHIDHGKSTLADRILQLTGAVSERDMEAQLLDDMDLERERGITIKAHAVRLDYTARDGKQYLLNLIDTPGHVDFSYEVSRSLSACEGALLVVDASQGVEAQTLANTYLAIQNDLELIPVLNKIDLPSAEPDRIKEQIENIIGLDASEAVLTSAKTGVGVDEVLEAIIAKIPPPKGDRNAPLKALIFDSWYDSYRGVIVLFRIIDGTIKKGTKIKFFNTGREYLVEMVGVNRPKATPIGELGPGEVGFLTASIKTVADVQIGDTITESARPVDTPFPGFQEVKPMVFAGLYPTDSVQYEDLRDAMEKLRLNDASFFFEPESSTALGFGFRCGFLGLLHMEIIQERLEREFNLDLITTAPGVRYRVTTTDGAVAEIDSPAKMPETGRISKIEEPFIEATILTNDEFLGGILPLLDEKRGIQIKFEYVTSNRVMLVYELPLNEIVLDFYDRLKSVSKGYASLDYHLSGYQESKLVKLDILVSGEPVDALSVILHTETAAAKGRLLASKMKELIPRQMFEVAIQAAIGNKVIARETVKAMGKNVIAKCYGGDISRKRKLLEKQKEGKKRMKKVGRVEIPQEAFLAVLKVNES
- a CDS encoding phosphomannomutase/phosphoglucomutase, which translates into the protein MDLNIFREYDIRGRVGPQLNEETVATISRALGTFFAANGAKRIAVGYDARESSPIFAEIMYRALNASGCDVVSIGMVPTPVLYHTVYTADVDGGVMITGSHNPADHNGFKICLGKGTLFGEQIREIRDIALAADFAEGVGTVEERNVLNAYCLDVVSNVKMGDRRLKVVVDAGNGMGGVTAVPVYQVLGVDLIELFTKPDSTFPNHHPDPTVEENLEHLIHAVTEFEADLGIAFDGDGDRIGVVDEKGRIIWGDELMVLFARAVLRERPGATIIGEVKCSQRLYDDIEKHGGRKIMWKAGHSLIKAKMKETEAALAGEMSGHIFFADRYFGFDDATYAGARVLEILSKTSEPFSSLLADLPETHSTPELRVDCPDETKFKVVERVSDAFARTHEVITIDGARILFEHGWGLVRASNTQPMLVLRFEANTEDHLDEIRDEVEAKVAALIAATSA
- a CDS encoding DedA family protein; its protein translation is MTDQLLAWFVLYGLPVCFIILGASSFGIPMPVKLLMLVVGALVQQGELEFWQAMLVGSSGAIAGDQIGYFVGHFGGRTVIEKITLRFGGEKILARAERFQDRWGISAIFFSRWLITPIGPWLNLISGSTRYSWIWFTTVGALGETLWVFLYVLLGMYFADRIQATADFLTSLGWVIFGLFALSVLGWKVFQFFRNGKGHLTETSA
- a CDS encoding MBL fold metallo-hydrolase → MTSITEIAPDIFRINTFIPEANLGFSQFLVRDEEPLLFHTGMRALFPLVREAVASLIDPAKLRWIGFSHFEADECGSLNEWQAIAPQATAVCSMVGKMVSVDDFSHVNPAKGMIDGEEFSTGSHTFRFISTPHVPHNWEAGLLFETTSGVLFASDVLHQNGDVPALTSDSVIDRVRQSMLEMQASPLADYLPYTPKTEATLKRVADLKPRTIASMHGSIYSGDGEQAILEYSEVLKEVFGPQD
- a CDS encoding HPF/RaiA family ribosome-associated protein, producing MKKINYILATIGLLAAAGAAIGQSKPAYTYASQKAFIPAELGKVYLGMPLKDFAKAIDLAKAESDYRYSYLELVIPFAKGSVTGLRVRVHGLTPEQLEAIHTEETVKKKGENGDEYEATVKRLKISDIPAEAVVYSMYISFDKAFDLRKWAEKTYGKGEIRAKDDEYYFYDQQWAKRSGDGLGWLIRAFYEGEGRTLQLLGRVPGTEWDPEA
- a CDS encoding YtxH domain-containing protein, encoding MRNEYDREEANVSTKLTYLLIGGGIGAIIALLFAPKTGVELRGDIADVTRKGLDKGREAAHHLQETAEEYYEVSREKAGEFLHTAQEKAEDVAEKARAAAARTANPFSAAVEAGKEAYIAEKRKTEAKAIAEGRPSYPVKDGEKS
- a CDS encoding zinc ribbon domain-containing protein — translated: MYCERCGKKIDNSLNFCNGCGAQLRKEKEKDEEKSIFSGLLSALIAIAVVGFGVLVGFTAILLDKVDKTEAVFAFVLAYLATLFAVLFMVGRQLAKVIDRKIGSEPRIKAHTLDDPQPLVQLPPKSTNPLEEFNRPASVTEHTTRTLDEVPVERR
- a CDS encoding Glu/Leu/Phe/Val dehydrogenase, which translates into the protein MSSDQGKSFLSSVDHYFDKAAALTHHPKGLLEQIRTCNSVYSFKFPIRTADGYQVIEAWRAQHSHHKLPVKGGIRYSDDANEEEVVALATLMTYKCAIVDVPFGGAKGAVKINAKNFDADQLQRITRRYTAELIKKNFIGPALDVPAPDYGTGAREMAWIADTYQAFHPEQIDALGCVTGKSVGQGGIRGRTEATGLGVYYGTREICDSAEQMKELGLTRGIEGKKVVVQGLGNVGYHAAKFFTEGGAILVGVAEYDGAIHKPDGIDLAKLIAHRKETGSIVNFPGAANLPTREAGLEVECDILIPAALENQITSANAGNIKAKIIVEAANGPITSDAEPILHQKGILVVPDVYINAGGVTVSYFEWLKNLSRVRFGRIEKRFEQGAFDRILSLVEKETGHTLSVEEKSMASRGADEADLVYSGLEETMITAYHQLRETAIQYEITDLRTAAFVNAIDKIAVSYAELGIFP